From Camelina sativa cultivar DH55 chromosome 7, Cs, whole genome shotgun sequence, one genomic window encodes:
- the LOC104705105 gene encoding pre-mRNA-processing-splicing factor 8A-like: MKNRLPRSITTLEWENGFVSVYSKDNPNLLFSMCGFEVRILPKIRMTQEAFSNTKDGVWNLQNEQTKERTAVAFLRVDDEHMKVFENRVRQILMSSGSTTFTKIVNKWNTALIGLMTYFREATVHTQELLDLLVKCENKIQTRIKIGLNSKMPSRFPPVIFYTPKEIGGLGMLSMGHILIPQSDLRYSKQTDVGVTHFRSGMSHEEDQLIPNLYRYIQPWESEFIDSQRVWAEYALKRQEAQAQNRRLTLEDLEDSWDRGIPRINTLFQKDRHTLAYDKGWRVRTDFKQYQVLKQNPFWWTHQRHDGKLWNLNNYRTDVIQALGGVEGILEHTLFKGTYFPTWEGLFWEKASGFEESMKYKKLTNAQRSGLNQIPNRRFTLWWSPTINRANVYVGFQVQLDLTGIFMHGKIPTLKISLIQIFRAHLWQKIHESVVMDLCQVLDQELDALEIETVQKETIHPRKSYKMNSSCADVLLFAAHKWPMSKPSLVAESKDMFDQKASNKYWIDVQLRWGDYDSHDIERYTRAKFMDYTTDNMSIYPSPTGVMIGLDLAYNLHSAFGNWFPGSKPLLAQAMNKIMKSNPALYVLRERIRKGLQLYSSEPTEPYLSSQNYGEIFSNQIIWFVDDTNVYRVTIHKTFEGNLTTKPINGAIFIFNPRTGQLFLKVIHTSVWAGQKRLGQLAKWKTAEEVAALVRSLPVEEQPKQIIVTRKGMLDPLEVHLLDFPNIVIKGSELQLPFQACLKIEKFGDLILKATEPFTLWWSPTINRANVYVGFQVQLDLTGIFMHGKIPTLKISLIQIFRAHLWQKIHESVVMDLCQVLDQELDALEIETVQKETIHPRKSYKMNSSCADVLLFAAHKWPMSKPSLVAESKDMFDQKASNKYWIDVQLRWGDYDSHDIERYTRAKFMDYTTDNMSIYPXKLLHLVEVALRDLILSDYAKKNNVNTSALTQSEIRDIILGAEITPPSQQRQQIAEIEKQAKEASQLTAVTTRTTNVHGDELIVTTTSPYEQSAFGSKTDWRMT; encoded by the exons ATGAAGAACCGTCTTCCTCGGAGCATCACAACTTTGGAGTGGGAGAATGGCTTTGTTTCTGTCTATAGCAAGGATAATCCTAACCTGCTCTTTAGCAT GTGTGGATTTGAAGTCCGCATACTTCCAAAAATCAGGATGACCCAAGAAGCTTTCAGCAACACAAAAGATGGTGTCTGGAATCTGCAAAATGAACAGACCAAGGAGAGGACTGCAGTAGCTTTTCTGCGGGTTGACGATGAACATATGAAGGTGTTTGAGAATCGTGTGAGGCAGATCCTTATGTCATCAGGGTCAACCACCTTTACCAAGATCGTCAACAAATGGAATACAGCTCTAATTG GTCTCATGACTTACTTCCGTGAAGCCACTGTACACACGCAAGAGCTCTTGGATCTACTGGTCAAGTGTGAGAATAAAATCCAAACAAGAATTAAGATCGGGTTGAACTCAAAGATGCCTAGTCG ATTTCCTCCTGTTATCTTCTACACTCCAAAGGAAATTGGTGGCCTGGGAATGTTGTCAATGGGTCATATTTTGATCCCACAAAGTGACCTTCGGTACAGCAAGCAGACAGATGTTGGTGTAACCCACTTTAGGAGTGGAATGAGCCACGAGGAAGATCAGCTTATACCAAATCTTTACCGTTATATACAGCCATGGGAAAGTGAGTTTATTGATTCACAGCGGGTATGGGCAGAATATGCTTTAAAAAGGCAGGAAGCGCAGGCCCAGAATAGGCGTCTTACACTGGAAGATCTGGAA GATTCTTGGGATAGGGGAATTCCTCGTATAAATACACTGTTTCAGAAGGATAGGCACACATTGGCATATGATAAAGGTTGGAGAGTTCGGACCGACTTTAAGCAGTACCAAGTCCTAAAACAAAATCCTTTCTGGTGGACACACCAGAGGCATGATGGAAAGTTGTGGAACTTGAACAATTACCGGACTGATGTCATTCAAGCACTTGGAGGTGTTGAGGGTATTCTTGAGCACACGTTATTCAAGGGGACATA CTTCCCGACATGGGAGGGTCTTTTCTGGGAGAAGGCATCTGGTTTTGAGGAGTCGATGAAATATAAGAAGTTGACTAATGCGCAGAGGTCTGGTCTAAACCAGATTCCAAATAGAAGATTCACGCTTTGGTGGTCGCCAACAATTAATCGAGCGAATGTCTATGTGGGTTTCCAAGTGCAGTTGGATCTGACAGGAATATTTATGCATGGAAAGATTCCTACACTTAAGATATCTTTGATTCAGATTTTCCGTGCCCATTTGTGGCAGAAAATCCATGAGAGTGTTGTTATGGATCTTTGCCAAGTATTGGACCAAGAGTTGGACGCTTTGGAGATAGAAACGGTACAGAAGGAGACAATTCATCCAAGAAAGAGTTATAAGATGAACAGCTCTTGTGCTGATGTTCTTCTATTTGCTGCTCATAAATGGCCTATGTCTAAGCCTAGCCTGGTTGCGGAGTCAAAGGATATGTTCGACCAGAAAGCTAGTAACAAGTATTGGATAGATGTGCAACTTCGATGGGGAGACTATGACTCCCATGATATTGAGCGTTATACGAGGGCAAAATTCATGGACTATACAACTGACAACATGTCTATCTATCCATCTCCAACAG GTGTAATGATTGGGCTTGATCTGGCATACAACTTGCATTCTGCCTTTGGTAATTGGTTCCCTGGTTCAAAACCTCTTCTTGCTCAAGCAATGAACAAGATCATGAAG TCAAATCCAGCTCTATATGTATTGAGAGAGAGGATCAGGAAGGGTTTACAGTTGTACTCGTCTGAGCCTACAGAGCCATATTTGTCATCTCAAAACTATGGTGAAATATTCAGCAATCAAATTATATGGTTTGTTGATGATACCAATGTATATCGTGTCACGATTCACAAGACATTTGAAGGAAATTTAACGACTAAGCCAATCAATGGCGCgattttcattttcaatccaAGAACTGGGCAGCTGTTCCTGAAG GTTATCCATACTAGCGTCTGGGCTGGTCAGAAGCGTCTTGGTCAGCTAGCAAAATGGAAAACTGCTGAAGAGGTTGCTGCACTTGTGCGATCACTCCCCGTTGAAGAACAGCCAAAACAGATTATTGTCACGCGAAAAGGAATGTTGGATCCCCTTGAGGTTCACTTGCTGGATTTCCCCAACATCGTTATCAAGGGAAGTGAGCTGCAGCTTCCGTTCCAGGCTTGCCTAAAGATAGAGAAATTTGGTGACCTGATTTTGAAGGCGACAGAACC ATTCACGCTTTGGTGGTCGCCAACAATTAATCGAGCGAATGTCTATGTGGGTTTCCAAGTGCAGTTGGATCTGACAGGAATATTTATGCATGGAAAGATTCCTACACTTAAGATATCTTTGATTCAGATTTTCCGTGCCCATTTGTGGCAGAAAATCCATGAGAGTGTTGTTATGGATCTTTGCCAAGTATTAGACCAAGAGTTGGACGCTTTGGAGATAGAAACGGTACAGAAGGAGACAATTCATCCAAGAAAGAGTTATAAGATGAACAGCTCTTGTGCTGATGTTCTTCTATTTGCTGCTCATAAATGGCCTATGTCTAAGCCTAGCCTGGTTGCGGAGTCAAAGGATATGTTCGACCAGAAAGCTAGTAACAAGTATTGGATAGATGTGCAACTTCGATGGGGAGACTATGACTCCCATGATATTGAGCGTTATACGAGGGCAAAATTCATGGACTATACAACTGACAACATGTCTATCTATCCATNCAAACTTCTTCATTTA GTGGAGGTAGCACTTAGAGATCTGATCCTTTCTGACTACGCAAAGAAGAACAATGTTAACACCTCAGCTCTGACACAATCAGAGATCAGAGATATTATTCTTGGAGCTGAGATTACTCCACCCTCTCAACAGAGGCAACAGATTGCTGAGATTGAGAAACAG GCAAAGGAAGCCAGCCAGCTTACTGCAGTCACAACAAGAACTACAAATGTTCATGGTGATGAGCTCATTGTCACCACCACGAGCCCTTACGAGCAATCTGCATTCGGTTCCAAAACAGATTGGCGT ATGACATAA
- the LOC109125507 gene encoding pre-mRNA-processing-splicing factor 8A-like, protein MPLAPPGTGGSMMPPPPAAHPSYTTLPPPSNPTPPVEPTPEEAEAKLEEKARKWMQLNSKRYGDKRKFGFVETQKEDMPPEHVRKIIRDHGDMSSKKFRHDKRVYLGALKFVPHAVFKLLENMPMPWEQVRDVKVLYHITGAITFVNEIPWVVEPIYMAQWGTMWIMMRREKRDRRHFKRMRFPPFDDEEPPLDYADNLLDVDPLEPIQLELDEEEDSAVYTWFYDHKPLVKTKLINGPSYRRWNLSLPIMATLHRLAGQLLSDLIDRNYFYLFDMPSFFTAKALNMCIPGGPKFEPLYRDMEKGDEDWNEFNDINKLIIRSPLRTEYRIAFPHLYNNRPRKVKLCVYHSPMVMYIKTEDPDLPAFYYDPLIHPISNTNKEKRERKVYDDDDEDDFPLPEGVEPLLKDTQLYTDTTAAGISLLFAPRPFNMRSGRTRRAEDIPLVSEWFKEHCPPAYPVKVRVSYQKLLKCYVLNELHHRPPKAQKKKHLFRSLAATKFFQSTELDWVEVGLQVCRQGYNMLNLLIHRKNLNYLHLDYNFNLKPVKTLTTKERKKSRFGNAFHLCREILRLTKLVVDANVQFRLGNVDAFQLADGLQYIFSHVGQLTGMYRYKYRLMRQIRMCKDLKHLIYYRFNTGPVGKGPGCGFWAPMWRVWLFFLRGIVPLLERWLGNLLARQFEGRHSKGVAKTVTKQRVESHFDLELRAAVMHDVLDAMPEGIKQNKARTILQHLSEAWRCWKANIPWKVPGLPVPIENMILRYVKSKADWWTNVAHYNRERIRRGATVDKTVCRKNLGRLTRLWLKAEQERQHNYLKDGPYVTPEEALAIYTTTVHWLESXIYI, encoded by the exons ATGCCCTTAGCTCCTCCTGGTACCGGCGGCTCGATGATGCCGCCACCTCCCGCTGCGCATCCTTCTTACACGACGCTTCCGCCGCCTTCTAATCCGACTCCTCCGGTGGAGCCTACTCCTGAGGAGGCCGAGGCGAAGCTTGAGGAGAAGGCCAGAAAATGGATGCAGCTTAACTCGAAGCGCTATGGCGACAAGAGGAAGTTTGGATTCGTGGAAACTCAGAAGGAGGACATGCCACCTGAGCACGTCAGGAAGATCATCAG ggATCATGGTGATATGTCATCCAAGAAATTCCGTCACGACAAACGTGTATACCTTGGAGCCCTTAAGTTCGTTCCTCACGCTGTTTTCAAGCTCTTGGAGAATATGCCTATGCCCTGGGAGCag GTTCGAGACGTGAAGGTTTTATACCACATCACTGGAGCTATTACATTTGTGAACGAGATACCATGGGTCGTGGAACCTATTTACATGGCTCAG TGGGGTACTATGTGGATTATGATGCGAAGGGAGAAGAGGGATCGTCGTCATTTCAAGAGAATGCGTTTTCCACCATTTGATGATGAGGAGCCTCCACTAGACTATGCAGACAACTTGTTGGACGTTGATCCTCTTGAACCAATTCAGTTGGAgcttgatgaggaagaagattctGCTGTATACACTTGGTTTTACGACCACAAGCCACTCGTTAAAACAAAACTGATTAATGGTCCCAGTTACCGGAGGTGGAACCTCTCACTTCCAATTATGGCTACCCTTCACAGGCTTGCAGGCCAGTTGCTTTCTGATCTGATTGATCGCAACTACTTCTACTTGTTTGACATGCCATCTTTCTTCACAGCAAAGGCTTTGAACATGTGCATACCTG GTGGACCTAAGTTTGAACCTTTGTACCGTGATATGGAAAAAGGAGATGAGGACTGGAATGAGTTTAATGACATCAACAAGCTTATCATTCGTTCCCCTCTGCGAACTGAGTACAGAATAGCGTTTCCCCATCTCTACAATAATCGGCCAAGGAAAGTAAAACTCTGTGTGTATCACAGTCCTATGGTTATGTATATAAAGACCGAGGATCCTGATCTTCCTGCATTTTATTATGATCCGTTAATTCACCCGATAAGCAACACTAACAAGGAAAAGCGTGAAAGGAAGGTgtatgatgacgatgatgaggaTGACTTCCCTTTACCAGAAGGTGTGGAACCTTTGCTAAAAGATACCCAACTCTACACTGACACTACAGCTGCTGGCATATCATTGTTGTTTGCCCCACGACCTTTCAATATGAGGTCTGGGAGGACGCGCCGGGCAGAAGATATTCCCTTGGTGTCAGAGTGGTTCAAAGAGCATTG TCCTCCAGCCTATCCTGTTAAAGTTCGGGTTAGTTACCAGAAGCTATTGAAATGCTATGTGCTGAATGAGTTGCACCATAGACCACCTAAagctcagaagaagaagcacttgTTTCGATCTCTTGCAGCTACGAAGTTTTTCCAAAGTACCGAACTGGATTGGGTTGAAGTGGGTCTGCAAGTCTGTCGTCAGGGTTATAATATGCTGAATCTACTGATTCATAGGAAGAATTTAAACTACCTGCATCTTGACTACAACTTCAACCTAAAGCCTGTGAAAACTTTGACCACCAAAGAGCGTAAAAAGTCACGTTTTGGGAACGCTTTCCATCTCTGCCGTGAGATTCTCCGACTGACAAAACTTGTAGTTGATGCGAATGTCCAATTCCGACTTGGTAATGTTGATGCCTTCCAATTGGCTGACGGTCTGCAATATATTTTCTCTCACGTTGGGCAGTTGACGGGTATGTATCGTTATAAATACAGACTGATGAGGCAGATTAGGATGTGCAAGGATTTGAAGCACTTGATATATTACCGTTTCAATACTGGTCCTGTGGGTAAGGGTCCAGGGTGTGGATTTTGGGCTCCAATGTGGAGGGTATGGTTGTTTTTCCTTCGGGGAATAGTTCCTCTTCTTGAACGATGGTTAGGGAATCTTCTTGCACGTCAATTTGAGGGGCGTCATTCAAAAGGAGTGGCCAAAACAGTCACAAAACAGAGAGTTGAAAGCCATTTTGATTTGGAGCTTCGAGCTGCTGTCATGCATGACGTCCTTGATGCCATGCCAG AGGGTATCAAGCAAAATAAAGCCCGGACCATATTGCAGCACCTTAGTGAGGCATGGCGGTGCTGGAAAGCTAATATCCCATGGAAGGTCCCTGGGTTACCTGTTCCAATTGAGAATATGATCCTCCGTTATGTCAAGTCTAAGGCTGATTGGTGGACGAATGTTGCTCACTACAATCGTGAGCGTATCCGAAGAGGGGCTACTGTTGATAAGACAGTTTGTAGAAAGAATCTCGGGAGGTTGACTCGTCTTTGGCTTAAGGCAGAACAG GAACGACAGCACAATTACCTGAAAGATGGTCCGTATGTCACTCCGGAAGAAGCACTTGCAATCTATACAACAACTGTTCATTGGCTGGAATCAAGNATATATATATAA
- the LOC104703439 gene encoding uncharacterized protein LOC104703439 isoform X1 gives MREEHSPVRDGRRSGGLRSLIEPRFLSSVALNDGGSISGRRSSYLKLPPQGRIKLSVVKLNGSLFADVEVAKDCSVAELKRAVEQVFTISPLEGHGRISWSHVWGHFCLCYRDQRLLNDKTSIRYLGLNDGDQLHFVRHLSIDHSPMNKRSKSPSCKRYLELEMESEANEIQIQNQYQNSMDDVAEKCYPGAQDELPAAEFRLVNLIKGWLPYAGRWGVSRTGPKSRSGPSRFSLKHFGGRPKM, from the exons ATGCGAGAGGAACATAGTCCAGTTAGGGACGGTCGTCGAAGTGGAGGACTGAGGTCGTTGATAGAGCCTCGCTTCTTGTCGTCGGTTGCTTTAAACGACGGTGGTTCGATTTCTGGACGGAGATCTTCCTACCTGAAACTTCCTCCTCAGGGTCGTATCAAGCTTTCCGTCGTTAAGCTCAACGGTTCCCTTTTCG CAGATGTGGAAGTCGCAAAGGATTGCTCGGTGGCAGAGCTCAAAAGAGCTGTGGAACAAGTTTTCACCATTTCTCCTCTGGAAGGTCATGGCAGGATTTCATG GTCCCACGTCTGGGgtcatttttgtttgtgttatcgTGACCAGAGATTACTCAATGACAAGACTAGCATCCGTTATCTCGGTCTCAATGATGGGGATCAA TTACATTTCGTAAGGCATTTGTCCATAGACCACTCTCCTATGAACAAAAGATCCAAGAGCCCCAGTTGCAAGCGCTACCTTGA GTTGGAAATGGAATCCGAAGCCAACGAAAtccaaatacaaaaccaataccaGAACAGTATGGATGATGTAGCTGAGAAGTGTTACCCAGGAGCACAAGACGAGTTACCGGCAGCAGAATTCAGACTAGTGAACCTAATCAAAGGATGGTTGCCTTATGCTGGACGTTGGGGAGTGTCCAGAACAGGACCTAAGAGTCGCAGTGGTCCTTCCAGATTTTCTTTGAAGCATTTCGGTGGCAGGCCCAAGATGTAA
- the LOC104703439 gene encoding uncharacterized protein LOC104703439 isoform X2 has protein sequence MREEHSPVRDGRRSGGLRSLIEPRFLSSVALNDGGSISGRRSSYLKLPPQGRIKLSVVKLNGSLFDVEVAKDCSVAELKRAVEQVFTISPLEGHGRISWSHVWGHFCLCYRDQRLLNDKTSIRYLGLNDGDQLHFVRHLSIDHSPMNKRSKSPSCKRYLELEMESEANEIQIQNQYQNSMDDVAEKCYPGAQDELPAAEFRLVNLIKGWLPYAGRWGVSRTGPKSRSGPSRFSLKHFGGRPKM, from the exons ATGCGAGAGGAACATAGTCCAGTTAGGGACGGTCGTCGAAGTGGAGGACTGAGGTCGTTGATAGAGCCTCGCTTCTTGTCGTCGGTTGCTTTAAACGACGGTGGTTCGATTTCTGGACGGAGATCTTCCTACCTGAAACTTCCTCCTCAGGGTCGTATCAAGCTTTCCGTCGTTAAGCTCAACGGTTCCCTTTTCG ATGTGGAAGTCGCAAAGGATTGCTCGGTGGCAGAGCTCAAAAGAGCTGTGGAACAAGTTTTCACCATTTCTCCTCTGGAAGGTCATGGCAGGATTTCATG GTCCCACGTCTGGGgtcatttttgtttgtgttatcgTGACCAGAGATTACTCAATGACAAGACTAGCATCCGTTATCTCGGTCTCAATGATGGGGATCAA TTACATTTCGTAAGGCATTTGTCCATAGACCACTCTCCTATGAACAAAAGATCCAAGAGCCCCAGTTGCAAGCGCTACCTTGA GTTGGAAATGGAATCCGAAGCCAACGAAAtccaaatacaaaaccaataccaGAACAGTATGGATGATGTAGCTGAGAAGTGTTACCCAGGAGCACAAGACGAGTTACCGGCAGCAGAATTCAGACTAGTGAACCTAATCAAAGGATGGTTGCCTTATGCTGGACGTTGGGGAGTGTCCAGAACAGGACCTAAGAGTCGCAGTGGTCCTTCCAGATTTTCTTTGAAGCATTTCGGTGGCAGGCCCAAGATGTAA
- the LOC104703440 gene encoding zinc finger BED domain-containing protein RICESLEEPER 2-like — MRCGAHILGLIVRDGLQEVHGAILRIRSAVRYVRSSPSRLKRFRECLEHQKVETKAGLCLDVETRWNSTFLMLQSAVALKKGFDMLELEDEKYVVELTKICKAAPSDSDWAYATALSPILQYFYDATVNISGSKYVTGNTYMKEIFGVGWMIMKMDTMGDEYKKAMAEKMKLKFYKYWGNFDNTNMMIYVAAVLDPQYKMRWVKWMIQGTYPNSEASCLITKITNALDKLFEYYTSLQLQESVGSEGNVNSGLDRSKDRTQRHVMMDEMFDDEESVETDSTKSELEYYLDYIREDRKNPDFDILHWWNTTGSKYKVLSLMARDMLAIHVSTVTSESAFSADWYGDNDEDLRVEEMVVELEYIKSDIKEEGHQDTSIF; from the exons ATGAGATGTGGCGCTCATATTTTGGGTTTAATTGTGAGAGATGGTCTTCAAGAGGTACATGGTGCAATCTTAAGGATCCGATCAGCTGTTAGGTATGTTAGATCTTCACCAAGTAGGCTGAAAAGGTTTAGGGAATGTTTAGAGCATCAAAAGGTTGAGACAAAGGCTGGTCTTTGCTTAGATGTTGAGACAAGATGGAACTCAACATTTTTAATGCTACAATCTGCTGTGGCTCTCAAGAAAGGGTTTGATATGTTGGAGCTAGAAGATGAGAAGTATGTTGTAGAGCTTACTAAGATCTGCAAGGCTGCACCAAGTGATAGTGATTGGGCTTATGCTACTGCTTTATCACCTATCTTGCAGTATTTTTATGATGCAACTGTGAATATTTCTGGATCTAAATATGTAACTGGCAATACATATATGAAAGAAATATTCGGTGTGGGCTGGATGATTATGAAGATGGACACAATGGGGGATGAATACAAGAAAGCTATGGCTGAAAAAATGAAGCTCAAGTTTTATAAGTATTGGGGCAATTTTGACAATACAAACATGATGATCTATGTTGCTGCAGTTCTTGATCCGCAATACAAAATGAGATGGGTAAAGTGGATGATTCAAGGTACTTATCCTAACTCTGAGGCTAGTTGTTTGATTACCAAGATCACAAACGCTTTAGACaaattatttgaatattataCATCTTTGCAATTACAAGAATCAGTGGGATCCGAAGGTAATGTAAATTCAGGGTTAGATCGTTCTAAGGACAGAACACAGAGACATGTAATGATGGATGAGATGTTTGATGATGAGGAAAGTGTAGAGACTGATTCAACAAAGTCAGAGCTGGAGTATTATTTGGATTATATTCGAGAGGATCGAAAGAATCCTGATTTTGACATATTGCATTGGTGGAACACAACTGGATCTAAATATAAGGTTTTGTCCCTGATGGCAAGAGATATGCTGGCCATACATGTGTCAACGGTCACATCAGAATCTGCATTTAGTGCAG ATTGGTACGGTGACAATGATGAAGATTTAAGAGTAGAAGAAATGGTTGTTGAGCTTGAGTATATTAAATCTG aTATCAAGGAAGAGGGACATCAAGATACATcaatattttga